In Oxyura jamaicensis isolate SHBP4307 breed ruddy duck chromosome 11, BPBGC_Ojam_1.0, whole genome shotgun sequence, a genomic segment contains:
- the HSD17B2 gene encoding estradiol 17-beta-dehydrogenase 2 isoform X2: protein MSIPAAVNHYPAGTLFRRWSCQAEGIKGSDTGIGHALAKYLDNLGFVVFAGVLNKDGPGAEDLRRTCSQRLSLLQLDITNPTQVKEAYLQVLEKVQNTGLWGLVNNAGILGFPADGELLPMSTYRQCMEVNFFGAVQVSKTFLPLLRKSQGRLVNMSSMAGGIPLPRYAAYGASKAALSMFSGVMRQELSKWGIKVAAIHPSGFRTGIQGTSELWVKQEKELVEHLPEDVRQDYGEDYLLGLKSYLPQIPAYCDADLSPVLSSILHALLARRPHGLYTPGRGAYVLLCIFCYFPLWLYDFFISKLMSIESVPRALRTLEAEKKNL from the exons GAAGTGACACTGGGATTGGACACGCGCTGGCTAAGTACCTGGATAACTTAGGTTTCGTTGTGTTTGCTGGGGTTTTGAATAAGGATGGCCCTGGAGCTGAGGACCTGAGGCGGACGTGTTCTCAGAGGCTCTCTCTCCTGCAGCTGGATATAACCAATCCCACCCAAGTCAAGGAAGCCTATTTACAAGTTTTGGAGAAGGTGCAAAATACAG GGCTCTGGGGACTTGTGAACAATGCGGGCATCCTGGGCTTCCCTGCTGATGGTGAGCTGCTCCCCATGAGCACGTACAGGCAGTGCATGGAGGTGAACTTTTTTGGGGCCGTGCAGGTGTCCAAGACCTTCTTACCATTACTTCGGAAGTCTCAGGGGAGGCTGGTTAACATGTCCAGTATGGCAG GAGGCATTCCGCTACCGAGGTATGCTGCGTATGGTGCATCCAAGGCAGCTCTGTCCATGTTTTCTGGAGTAATGAGGCAGGAGCTTTCCAAATGGGGAATCAAGGTTGCTGCCATCCACCCATCAGGCTTCAGAACAG GTATACAAGGCACATCCGAGCTGTGGGTCAAGCAAGAAAAGGAGCTGGTGGAGCACCTCCCAGAAGACGTGAGGCAGGACTATGGTGAGGACTACCTGCTGGGGCTGAAGAGCTACCTCCCGCAGATACCCGCATACTGCGATGCTGACCTCTCGCCGGTGCTGAGCTCCATCCTGCATGCCTTGCTGGCCAGGCGGCCCCACGGCTTGTACACCCCCGGCAGAGGGGCTTACGTGCTCCTCTGCATCTTCTGCTACTTTCCTCTCTGGTTATATGACTTTTTCATCAGTAAGTTGATGAGCATTGAGTCTGTCCCAAGGGCACTGAGAACACTGgaggctgaaaaaaagaatctcTAA